In Methanothermobacter tenebrarum, the sequence GATGTCTAGCCATTAGATTATACCTCCTCTATTTCCATATTATGTTAAATATTGATAAGGTTGCTAGTACAGCTTCCTCGGTCCTTACTGTCTCGGTTCCATGATCCGGTATCGTATTCAATTTGAAGTCTGCTTTGATCGTCTCTGGTAACCCCTTGTAAGGACCTCCGAATAAAATAGCCACGTCATGGGCTTTTTCTAGTCTGAATTTTACTTCATCTAGAATAGAAGTAAGGGGCGCGCCATACTTGGATGTTGCTATGACAACATCCTTCCTCGCGGATCTTAGCGTCTCCTCGAGGCCTTTACCCGAATCCTTTACCTTGTATCCCCAGTACACATCTTCTGGTTCCTCTGGTTCTACTATTATATTCTTACCATATTTTATTATCTTGAAGGTTAGTATCTTGTTCACTGTGAGCTTTTCCCTGGATAAGGCTGGCCTGTCCGCCCCTATATCGACTATAGTCCCCTTCCTGGTTCTCTTGAGGGTTAATCCTTGTCTATATTCGCCAACATGTGGTTTGCCTATTGGATGATGTGGGGTGCGAAGTGGGGGGAGCACACCCACATGCCTCAGGTTAGGCGATAAAGGGAAAACTTTCCTTCGAAGGTATTGGGGTGTATCCATATAAGCTAGGATATCCCTAATAAACTTTGCCTCTCCCCCACCTTCATCCCTATAAATTATGATCTCATCGACCCTGAATATGGCCGCTGCCCGGCCTATTATACCTACCTTATAGGTTTTTATTTTAGGATCACTTGTCTCCTCTGTTAAAGTATCTGGGATGAATATGGATAGCATCCTTTTATACATCTATTAATCTCTATTTTCATCTTTTATAAATATTTCCATAACCCCAAAACTTGGACTCTATCTATTAGATTACAACTGGGAACTATCCTCCCTAAAAATTTTAACTCTATCGGCGGGAACCCCCCATATGGGAGGGTGAAAGCTGGAAAAGTTTATTTTTTGTGCTTACCTCCAAGTAGGAGGTTGAAATGTCTCATCACCCCCTATCATAGGAGACTGTAGGCTGGATAAGTATTGTAGGGTTTGGGACAACCCAGAATTCACACCTGTGGAGATGCTACAGGTCGTCTGTAAAGCAGACCTGCAATAGCTGGTGACAGTACGGATGCTACAATAAACTGCCAATGGGAACCCCCCATACAAGCCTCAAAATGTGGAAAATCCACACTAAGGGCACAATCCAACTGGGGGTGTCCCATACCATTCAAAGGTTCCTAACAACCCTTAA encodes:
- a CDS encoding putative RNA uridine N3 methyltransferase, producing MYKRMLSIFIPDTLTEETSDPKIKTYKVGIIGRAAAIFRVDEIIIYRDEGGGEAKFIRDILAYMDTPQYLRRKVFPLSPNLRHVGVLPPLRTPHHPIGKPHVGEYRQGLTLKRTRKGTIVDIGADRPALSREKLTVNKILTFKIIKYGKNIIVEPEEPEDVYWGYKVKDSGKGLEETLRSARKDVVIATSKYGAPLTSILDEVKFRLEKAHDVAILFGGPYKGLPETIKADFKLNTIPDHGTETVRTEEAVLATLSIFNIIWK